The Mycolicibacterium flavescens genome has a segment encoding these proteins:
- a CDS encoding putative nucleic-acid-binding protein containing a Zn-ribbon, with protein MTTSQSSPVQIDPHERPLSAPLKLSFDYTRSVGPLLSQFFTALRERRIVGVRGSDGRVHVPPAEFDPVTYERLTEIVPVAGVGTVVSWTWQPAPLEGQPLDRPFAWALIKLDGADTPLLHAVDAESSDAISTGARVHAHWVDEPVGAITDIAYFALGDEAEPEGQPDDRDPVKVQVSPSSIEIQHTASLPESTFLRALEEGKLLGARSKRGRDGKPGKVYFPPREADPATGLALDEFIELSDKGTVTTFAVINIPFAGQRIKPPYVAAYVLLDGADIPFLHLVTEIEASEVRMGMRVEAVWKPREEWGLGIDNIDHFRPTGEPDADYDSYKHHL; from the coding sequence GTGACCACCAGCCAAAGCAGCCCGGTGCAGATCGATCCGCATGAGCGGCCGCTTTCCGCGCCGCTGAAGCTCTCATTCGACTACACCCGTTCAGTCGGACCACTCCTGTCCCAGTTCTTCACCGCTCTGCGGGAGCGACGCATCGTCGGAGTGCGCGGTTCGGATGGGCGGGTGCACGTGCCGCCTGCCGAGTTCGATCCCGTGACCTACGAGCGATTGACGGAAATCGTACCGGTGGCCGGTGTCGGGACCGTGGTTTCGTGGACCTGGCAGCCGGCCCCGCTGGAGGGCCAGCCTCTCGACCGGCCGTTCGCATGGGCGCTGATCAAACTCGACGGCGCCGACACCCCGCTGTTGCACGCCGTCGACGCCGAGTCGTCCGACGCGATCAGCACCGGCGCGCGGGTGCACGCGCACTGGGTCGACGAACCGGTCGGCGCCATCACCGACATCGCGTACTTCGCCCTCGGCGACGAGGCGGAACCGGAGGGTCAGCCCGACGACCGTGACCCGGTGAAGGTGCAGGTGTCCCCGTCGTCGATCGAGATCCAGCACACCGCATCGCTGCCCGAGAGCACATTCCTGCGGGCGCTCGAGGAGGGCAAGCTGCTCGGGGCGCGCTCGAAGCGGGGCCGTGACGGCAAGCCCGGCAAGGTGTACTTCCCGCCCAGAGAGGCCGACCCCGCAACGGGTCTCGCGCTCGACGAGTTCATCGAGCTCTCGGACAAGGGCACCGTCACCACGTTCGCGGTGATCAACATCCCGTTCGCCGGGCAACGCATCAAACCGCCCTACGTCGCCGCCTACGTGCTGCTCGACGGCGCCGACATTCCCTTCCTGCACTTGGTGACCGAGATCGAGGCGTCCGAGGTCCGGATGGGCATGCGCGTGGAAGCGGTCTGGAAACCGCGCGAGGAGTGGGGCCTGGGCATCGACAACATCGACCACTTCCGGCCGACGGGTGAGCCCGACGCCGACTACGACTCCTACAAGCACCACCTGTAA
- a CDS encoding putative F420-dependent oxidoreductase, Rv3520c family, with the protein MKLGLQLGYWGAQPPENHGELVAAAEEAGFDTVFTAEAWGSDAYTPLAWWGRETKRMRLGTSVIQLSARTPTACAMAALTLDHLSGGRHILGLGVSGPQVVEGWYGQRFPKPLARTREYVDILRQVWAREAPVRSKGPHYPLPLTGEGTTGLGKNLKPITHPLRADIPVMLGAEGPKNVALAAEICDGWLPIFYSPRIAEMYNEWLDEGFARPGARRSREDFEICATAQVVVTDDRAEIMELMKPHLALYMGGMGAEDTNFHADVYRRMGYAEVVEDVTKLFRSGQKDGKERAAKIIPDELVDDSAIVGDLGYVQEQIKAWEAAGVTMMVVGARSPEQIRDLAALV; encoded by the coding sequence ATGAAGCTCGGACTGCAGTTGGGGTATTGGGGCGCGCAACCGCCCGAGAACCACGGCGAACTGGTCGCCGCCGCAGAGGAGGCCGGCTTCGACACGGTGTTCACCGCCGAAGCTTGGGGTTCGGACGCCTACACCCCGCTGGCGTGGTGGGGCCGCGAGACCAAGCGCATGCGGCTGGGCACGTCGGTCATCCAGTTGTCGGCGCGCACCCCGACCGCGTGCGCGATGGCGGCGCTGACGCTCGACCACCTCTCGGGCGGGCGACACATCCTCGGGCTCGGGGTGTCCGGACCCCAGGTCGTCGAGGGCTGGTACGGCCAGCGCTTCCCGAAGCCGCTGGCCCGCACCCGTGAGTACGTCGACATCCTGCGTCAGGTGTGGGCTCGCGAAGCCCCGGTGCGCAGCAAAGGCCCGCACTATCCGCTGCCGCTGACCGGTGAGGGCACGACGGGTCTTGGCAAGAACCTCAAACCGATCACGCATCCGCTGCGCGCCGACATCCCGGTGATGCTGGGCGCCGAAGGGCCGAAGAACGTCGCGCTGGCCGCGGAGATCTGCGATGGCTGGCTGCCTATCTTCTACTCGCCGCGCATCGCCGAGATGTACAACGAGTGGCTCGACGAGGGCTTTGCCCGCCCGGGTGCGCGCCGCAGCCGCGAGGACTTCGAGATCTGCGCGACGGCGCAGGTGGTCGTCACCGATGACCGCGCCGAGATCATGGAACTGATGAAGCCGCATCTGGCGCTGTACATGGGCGGCATGGGAGCCGAGGACACGAACTTCCACGCCGACGTCTACCGCCGGATGGGTTATGCGGAAGTCGTCGAGGACGTGACCAAGCTGTTCCGGAGTGGACAAAAGGACGGCAAAGAGCGAGCCGCCAAGATCATCCCCGACGAGTTGGTCGACGACTCGGCCATCGTCGGCGACCTCGGCTATGTGCAGGAGCAGATCAAGGCGTGGGAGGCCGCGGGCGTCACGATGATGGTCGTCGGCGCGCGTTCGCCCGAGCAGATTCGGGATCTCGCCGCGCTGGTTTAA
- a CDS encoding Acetoacetate decarboxylase (ADC), with the protein MTQHTIAGTVLTMPVKIRKAHQHMAMFSVDADAAQQMIDYSGLKVCRFLPGRAIAVLMLMRYEDGDLGQYYEYGTNVMVNPPGSDATGPRALQSAGAFIHHLPVDQAFTLEAGTKIWGYPKVMSEFTIRDGHTYSFDVTIDGQFAVGMDFRPGLPVPGKFTAKPQAHPTYSSRDGVVRRTVGEMKLSDVRYRPGGARVRLGEHPYAKELASLGFPKRALFSGSAGNVEMSFADAEELRS; encoded by the coding sequence ATGACCCAGCACACCATCGCAGGCACGGTGCTCACCATGCCGGTGAAGATCCGCAAGGCGCATCAGCACATGGCGATGTTCTCGGTGGATGCCGACGCCGCCCAACAAATGATCGACTACAGCGGCCTGAAGGTCTGCCGGTTCCTGCCGGGCCGAGCGATCGCGGTGCTGATGCTGATGCGCTACGAGGACGGCGACCTCGGCCAGTACTACGAGTACGGCACCAACGTGATGGTGAACCCGCCGGGATCGGATGCGACGGGTCCGCGGGCTCTGCAGTCCGCGGGTGCGTTCATCCACCACCTGCCGGTCGATCAGGCGTTCACGCTGGAGGCGGGAACCAAGATCTGGGGTTATCCGAAGGTGATGTCGGAGTTCACGATTCGTGACGGGCACACCTACTCGTTCGACGTCACCATCGACGGTCAGTTCGCGGTCGGCATGGATTTCCGTCCCGGCCTACCGGTTCCGGGCAAGTTCACCGCCAAGCCGCAGGCTCACCCCACGTACTCCTCTCGCGACGGCGTGGTGCGCCGGACCGTCGGCGAGATGAAGCTGAGCGACGTGCGCTACCGGCCGGGCGGAGCCAGGGTCCGGCTCGGCGAACATCCCTATGCGAAGGAGCTGGCCTCGCTAGGCTTTCCCAAACGCGCTTTGTTCTCCGGTTCGGCTGGGAACGTGGAGATGTCGTTCGCGGATGCAGAGGAGCTTCGATCGTGA
- a CDS encoding cytochrome P450 142 translates to MTVTAPQTKPDVDLTDGAFYAGDSRSVYKWMRENEPVFRDRNGLAAAATYAAVIEAERNPELFSNAGGIRPDQPGVEMMIEMDDPQHLLRRKLVNSGFTRKRVKDLEGSIENLCDTLIDNVCERGECDFVWDIAAPLPMAVIGDMLGVRPDEREMFLKWSDDLVGALSSTADPEEFQVTMDAFAAYSEYMMGMIAARKETPTDDLVSVLVHAEVEGSKLEDHQIVTEVLLLLIGGDETTRHTLSGGTRQLLLHPDQHRRLAGDLSLLPNAIEEMLRWTAPVKNMARTITADTEFHGTALKEGEKMILLFESANFDEKVFERPESFDIERYPNNHLAFGFGTHFCLGNQLARLELSIMQTKLLQRLPDLRLASGDELPLRPANFVSGLEKMPVAFTPTAKVLG, encoded by the coding sequence GTGACCGTTACGGCGCCGCAGACCAAACCCGATGTCGATCTGACCGACGGCGCCTTCTACGCCGGCGACTCGCGGTCGGTCTACAAGTGGATGCGCGAGAACGAGCCGGTCTTCCGCGACCGCAACGGATTGGCTGCTGCGGCAACGTATGCCGCCGTGATCGAGGCCGAGCGCAACCCCGAACTGTTCTCCAACGCCGGTGGCATCCGACCCGACCAACCGGGTGTCGAGATGATGATCGAGATGGACGATCCGCAGCATCTGCTGCGACGCAAGCTCGTCAACTCCGGCTTCACGCGTAAGCGGGTCAAGGACCTCGAGGGCTCGATCGAGAACCTGTGCGACACGCTGATCGACAACGTGTGTGAGCGCGGCGAGTGCGACTTTGTCTGGGACATCGCGGCGCCGCTGCCGATGGCCGTCATCGGCGACATGCTCGGGGTCCGTCCCGACGAGCGCGAGATGTTCCTCAAGTGGTCCGACGACCTGGTGGGTGCCCTCAGCAGCACCGCGGACCCGGAGGAATTCCAGGTCACCATGGACGCCTTCGCGGCCTACAGCGAATACATGATGGGCATGATCGCGGCCCGTAAGGAGACCCCGACCGACGATCTGGTGAGCGTGTTGGTGCACGCCGAGGTCGAGGGCAGCAAGCTCGAGGACCATCAGATCGTCACCGAGGTGCTGCTGCTGTTGATCGGCGGCGACGAGACCACTCGGCACACCCTGTCCGGCGGCACCCGACAGTTGCTGTTGCACCCCGATCAGCATCGGCGCCTCGCGGGCGATCTGTCGTTGCTGCCCAACGCGATCGAGGAGATGTTGCGCTGGACGGCGCCGGTGAAGAACATGGCGCGGACCATCACCGCCGACACCGAGTTCCACGGTACGGCCCTCAAAGAGGGCGAGAAGATGATCCTGCTGTTCGAGTCGGCCAACTTCGACGAGAAGGTTTTTGAGCGTCCTGAGTCTTTTGATATCGAGCGCTATCCGAACAACCACCTCGCGTTCGGCTTCGGCACGCACTTCTGCCTCGGTAACCAGCTCGCGCGACTCGAGCTGTCGATCATGCAGACCAAACTGCTGCAGCGACTGCCCGATCTGCGGCTGGCCTCCGGAGACGAGTTGCCGTTGCGCCCCGCCAATTTCGTGAGTGGTCTGGAGAAGATGCCGGTGGCGTTCACGCCGACGGCGAAAGTGCTCGGCTGA
- the caiD_2 gene encoding enoyl-CoA hydratase/carnithine racemase codes for MSDPQKGPDALIEQRGHTLILTLNRPEARNALSTEMLSIMVDAWDRVDNDPEIRTCILTGAGGYFCAGMDLKAATAKPPGDSFKDGSYDPSRIDALLKGRRLTKPLIAAVEGPAIAGGTEILQGTDIRIAGESAKFGISEAKWSLYPMGGSAVRLVRQIPYTIACDLLLTGRHITAAEAKEYGLIGYVVPDGTALDKALEIAEVINNNGPLAVQAILKTIRETEGMHENEAFKPDTANGIPVFLSEDAKEGPRAFKEKRAPNFQMK; via the coding sequence GTGAGTGATCCCCAGAAGGGCCCCGACGCCCTCATTGAGCAGCGCGGACACACCCTGATCCTGACGCTCAACCGGCCCGAGGCACGCAATGCGCTCTCGACCGAGATGCTCTCGATCATGGTGGACGCCTGGGACCGCGTCGACAACGATCCCGAGATCCGCACCTGCATCCTGACCGGCGCCGGCGGCTACTTCTGCGCGGGTATGGACCTCAAGGCGGCGACGGCCAAGCCGCCGGGCGACTCGTTCAAGGACGGCAGCTACGACCCGTCGCGCATCGACGCGCTGCTGAAGGGCCGCCGGCTGACCAAACCGCTGATCGCCGCCGTCGAGGGCCCGGCCATCGCTGGCGGCACCGAGATCCTTCAGGGCACCGACATCCGCATCGCGGGCGAGAGCGCCAAGTTCGGCATCTCCGAGGCCAAGTGGAGCCTGTATCCGATGGGCGGCTCGGCGGTGCGCCTGGTGCGCCAGATTCCGTACACCATCGCGTGCGATCTGCTGTTGACCGGACGGCACATCACCGCCGCTGAGGCCAAGGAGTACGGGCTGATCGGCTATGTGGTGCCCGACGGCACCGCGCTGGACAAGGCGCTGGAGATCGCCGAGGTGATCAACAACAACGGGCCGCTGGCCGTGCAGGCGATCCTCAAGACCATCCGCGAGACCGAGGGCATGCATGAGAACGAGGCGTTCAAGCCCGACACCGCCAACGGCATCCCGGTGTTTTTGAGCGAGGATGCCAAGGAGGGCCCGCGGGCGTTCAAGGAGAAGCGGGCCCCGAACTTCCAGATGAAGTAG
- a CDS encoding acyl-CoA synthetase, with translation MALNIADLAEHAVDAVPDRVALICGDDQLTYAQLEEQANRLAHYLIDQGVKKDDKVGVYCRNRNEIVVAMLGIVKAGAILVNVNFRYVEGELKYLFENSDMVALVHERRYADRVANVLPETPAVKTVLVVEDGSDDDFERYGGVEFYTALEQASPERDFGPRSEDDIYLLYTGGTTGFPKGVMWRHEDIYRVLFGGTDFATGEFVKDEYDLAKAAAENPPMIRYPVPPMIHGATQSATWMSLFSGQTTVLAPEFDADEVWQTIEKHKVNLLFFTGDAMARPLLDALTKLHDAGHEPDLSSLFLLASTAALFSTSIKEKFLELLPNRVITDSIGSSETGFGGTSIVAKGQSNTGGPRVTIDHRTVVLDEDGNEVKPGSGVRGLIAKKGNIPVGYYKDEKKTAETFKTFNGIRYAIPGDYAEVEADGTVTMLGRGSQSINSGGEKIYPEEVEAALKGHPDVFDALVVGVPDERYGQCVAAVVHRRPGTNPTLAELDTFIRREIAGYKVPRKIWWVDDIHRTPAGKPDYRWAKDITEERPADEVHANHVGSAS, from the coding sequence GTGGCCCTGAACATTGCCGATCTCGCCGAGCACGCCGTCGACGCCGTGCCAGACCGTGTCGCCCTCATCTGCGGCGACGACCAGTTGACGTACGCCCAGTTGGAGGAGCAGGCCAACCGGTTGGCCCACTACCTCATCGACCAGGGCGTCAAGAAGGACGACAAGGTCGGCGTGTACTGCCGCAACCGCAACGAGATCGTCGTTGCGATGCTCGGCATCGTCAAGGCCGGCGCCATCCTGGTCAACGTCAACTTCCGATACGTCGAGGGCGAGCTGAAGTACCTGTTCGAGAACTCCGACATGGTCGCGCTGGTACACGAGCGCCGCTACGCCGACCGCGTCGCGAACGTGCTTCCCGAGACCCCTGCCGTGAAGACCGTACTGGTGGTGGAGGACGGCAGCGACGACGACTTCGAGCGTTACGGCGGCGTCGAGTTCTACACCGCACTCGAACAGGCCTCGCCGGAGCGCGATTTCGGCCCGCGCAGCGAGGACGACATCTACCTGCTCTACACCGGCGGCACCACCGGTTTCCCCAAGGGCGTGATGTGGCGCCACGAGGACATCTACCGGGTGTTGTTCGGCGGCACCGACTTCGCGACCGGCGAGTTCGTCAAGGATGAATACGACCTTGCCAAGGCGGCTGCAGAGAACCCGCCGATGATCCGCTACCCGGTCCCGCCCATGATTCACGGCGCCACCCAATCGGCGACCTGGATGTCGCTGTTCTCCGGCCAGACCACCGTGCTGGCACCGGAATTCGACGCCGACGAGGTCTGGCAGACCATCGAGAAGCACAAGGTGAACCTGTTGTTCTTCACCGGCGACGCGATGGCGCGCCCGCTGCTGGACGCGCTGACCAAACTGCACGACGCCGGCCACGAGCCCGATCTGTCGTCGCTGTTCCTGCTCGCGAGCACGGCCGCGTTGTTCTCGACCAGCATCAAGGAGAAGTTCCTCGAACTGCTGCCCAACCGGGTGATCACCGATTCGATCGGATCCTCGGAGACCGGCTTCGGCGGCACCAGCATCGTGGCCAAGGGGCAGTCGAACACCGGCGGGCCGCGGGTCACGATCGATCACCGCACCGTCGTCCTCGACGAGGACGGCAACGAGGTCAAGCCGGGATCGGGTGTGCGCGGGTTGATCGCGAAGAAGGGCAACATCCCGGTCGGGTACTACAAGGACGAGAAGAAGACGGCCGAAACGTTCAAGACGTTCAACGGGATTCGCTACGCCATCCCGGGTGACTACGCCGAGGTCGAGGCCGACGGCACCGTCACGATGCTCGGTCGCGGCTCGCAGTCGATCAACAGCGGCGGCGAGAAGATCTACCCCGAAGAGGTCGAGGCCGCGCTCAAGGGTCATCCCGACGTGTTCGACGCGCTCGTGGTCGGGGTGCCCGACGAACGCTACGGCCAGTGCGTCGCGGCGGTCGTGCACCGCCGCCCGGGCACGAACCCGACACTGGCCGAACTCGACACGTTCATCCGCCGGGAGATCGCGGGATACAAGGTGCCGCGCAAGATCTGGTGGGTCGACGACATCCATCGCACACCGGCCGGTAAGCCGGACTACCGGTGGGCCAAGGACATCACCGAAGAGCGCCCCGCCGACGAGGTGCACGCCAACCATGTGGGATCGGCGTCGTGA
- a CDS encoding 2-nitropropane dioxygenase-like enzyme: protein MTGMRTELCDRFGIEYPIFVFTPSEKVAAAVSKAGGLGVLGCVRFNSADDLEDVLCWMDSNTDGKPYGVDVVMPAKVPQEGTAVDINKLIPQSHRDFVDKTLADLGVPPLPEDGDRNEGVLGWLHSVARSHVEVALKHPIKLIANALGSPPKDVIDQVHAAGVPVAALAGSAKHAQRHVDNGVDIVVAQGHEAGGHTGEIGSMVLWPEIVDALGGKAPVLAAGGIGTGRQVAAALALGASGVWMGSAFLTAAEYDLGHRKPGGISTIQEGLLRATSADTVRRRIYTGKPARLLKTKWTDAWDAPEAPEPLPMPLQNILVSEAHQRMNESDNPDTVAMPVGQIVGRMNEIRPVADIIAELVAGFEEATRRLDGIRGD, encoded by the coding sequence GTGACGGGAATGCGCACTGAGCTGTGCGATCGGTTCGGCATCGAGTATCCGATCTTCGTCTTCACGCCGTCGGAGAAGGTTGCCGCCGCGGTCAGCAAGGCAGGCGGTCTCGGCGTGCTGGGCTGCGTGCGGTTCAACTCGGCCGACGATCTCGAAGACGTGCTGTGCTGGATGGACTCCAACACCGACGGCAAGCCCTACGGCGTCGACGTGGTGATGCCCGCCAAGGTGCCCCAGGAAGGCACGGCGGTCGACATCAACAAGCTGATCCCGCAGAGCCACCGCGACTTCGTCGACAAGACGCTCGCCGATCTCGGAGTTCCGCCGCTGCCGGAGGACGGGGACCGTAACGAGGGTGTGCTCGGGTGGCTGCACTCTGTGGCGCGTTCACACGTCGAGGTCGCCCTCAAGCACCCGATCAAGCTGATCGCCAACGCCCTCGGGTCACCACCCAAGGACGTCATCGACCAGGTGCACGCCGCTGGAGTTCCGGTCGCCGCGCTGGCGGGCAGCGCCAAACACGCTCAGCGCCACGTGGACAACGGCGTCGACATCGTGGTGGCGCAGGGGCATGAGGCCGGTGGTCACACCGGTGAGATCGGTTCGATGGTGCTGTGGCCGGAAATCGTTGACGCGCTTGGCGGTAAGGCCCCGGTGTTGGCCGCCGGCGGTATCGGCACCGGCAGGCAGGTGGCCGCGGCGCTTGCGCTCGGTGCCTCCGGGGTGTGGATGGGATCGGCGTTCCTGACGGCGGCCGAGTACGACCTCGGGCACCGCAAGCCCGGCGGCATCTCGACGATCCAGGAGGGGTTGCTGCGGGCGACGTCGGCCGACACCGTGCGCCGGCGGATCTACACCGGTAAGCCCGCCCGTCTGCTCAAGACGAAATGGACCGACGCCTGGGATGCGCCCGAAGCCCCCGAGCCGTTGCCGATGCCGCTGCAGAACATCCTCGTCAGCGAGGCGCATCAGCGCATGAACGAGTCGGACAACCCCGACACCGTGGCGATGCCGGTCGGCCAGATCGTGGGGCGGATGAACGAGATCCGCCCGGTCGCCGACATCATCGCCGAATTGGTGGCCGGCTTCGAGGAGGCCACCCGTCGGCTCGACGGCATCCGCGGAGACTAG
- a CDS encoding acyl-CoA synthetase, which yields MNRLPTVAELLAPLVDFDDRGVLFEETFTPWREHLRYAAAVAAALRVRLDPDRPPHIGVLLQNTPFFSAVLAAAGLTGIVPVGLNPVRRGAALQRDIAHADCQLVLADSGSQDVIGGIDHIDVDSPGWAAEVAAFADEPVVVRDAEPADLFMLIYTSGTSGDPKAVKCSHGKVAVAGVTMTQRFDLGPGDVCYVSMPLFHSNAVLVGWAVALASQSSLALRRKFSASQFLPDVRRFGATYANYVGKPLSYVLATPERPDDADNPLRAVYGNEGAPADVERFATRFGTVVMDGFGSTEGGIAIARTPDTPPGSLGPLPPGTEIVDVDTGEPCPPGVTGELVNVSDAGRFEGYYNDPEADAERMRGGVYHSGDLAYRDEKGYAYFAGRLGDWMRVDGENLGAAPIERVLLRHPHVVEVAVYGIPAPDVGDQVMAALTLTDGVAFDADAFREFLCEQTDLGPKQWPAFVRVSTALPRTETFKVIKRQLAAEGTGCSEPVYPIPR from the coding sequence GTGAACAGGCTGCCCACGGTCGCCGAACTGCTGGCGCCGCTGGTCGACTTCGACGATCGCGGCGTGCTTTTCGAGGAGACCTTCACCCCCTGGCGCGAGCACCTGCGGTACGCCGCGGCCGTCGCCGCCGCGTTGCGGGTCCGTCTCGATCCGGACCGGCCCCCTCACATCGGGGTGCTGCTGCAGAACACGCCGTTCTTCTCGGCGGTCCTGGCCGCCGCGGGGCTGACCGGGATCGTGCCGGTCGGCCTCAACCCCGTCCGCCGGGGCGCGGCGCTGCAGCGTGACATCGCGCATGCCGATTGCCAACTCGTGCTTGCTGATTCGGGATCACAAGACGTGATCGGCGGTATCGACCACATCGATGTCGACTCGCCGGGCTGGGCGGCCGAGGTGGCGGCGTTCGCCGACGAGCCGGTCGTCGTGCGCGACGCCGAACCCGCAGACCTGTTCATGCTGATCTACACCTCGGGTACGAGCGGGGACCCGAAGGCCGTCAAGTGCAGCCACGGCAAGGTCGCGGTGGCCGGTGTGACGATGACGCAGCGCTTCGACCTCGGACCCGGCGATGTCTGCTACGTGTCGATGCCGCTGTTCCACTCCAACGCGGTGCTGGTCGGCTGGGCGGTGGCGCTGGCGTCGCAGAGTTCGTTGGCGTTGCGCCGCAAGTTCTCCGCTTCACAGTTCCTCCCCGATGTCCGTCGCTTCGGTGCGACGTATGCGAACTACGTCGGCAAGCCGCTGTCGTATGTTCTCGCGACACCCGAGCGCCCCGACGACGCGGACAATCCGTTGCGAGCGGTGTACGGCAACGAGGGTGCGCCCGCCGACGTCGAGCGGTTCGCGACGCGGTTCGGCACGGTGGTGATGGACGGCTTCGGCTCCACCGAGGGTGGTATCGCGATCGCCCGCACGCCCGACACTCCGCCCGGCTCGCTGGGCCCGCTCCCGCCGGGAACGGAGATCGTCGATGTCGACACCGGCGAACCGTGCCCGCCCGGTGTCACCGGTGAGCTCGTCAACGTCTCGGACGCAGGGCGTTTCGAGGGCTATTACAACGATCCGGAGGCCGACGCAGAGCGGATGCGCGGCGGGGTCTACCACAGTGGCGACCTGGCCTACCGTGACGAGAAGGGCTACGCCTACTTCGCGGGCCGGCTGGGTGACTGGATGCGCGTGGACGGCGAGAACCTCGGCGCGGCACCGATCGAGCGGGTGCTGCTGCGGCACCCCCACGTCGTGGAGGTCGCGGTCTACGGAATACCCGCACCCGACGTCGGTGACCAGGTGATGGCCGCACTGACCCTCACCGACGGTGTGGCTTTCGATGCCGATGCGTTCCGCGAATTCCTATGCGAACAAACCGATCTCGGGCCCAAGCAGTGGCCCGCCTTCGTACGGGTCAGCACGGCGCTGCCGCGCACCGAGACGTTCAAGGTGATCAAACGTCAGTTGGCGGCCGAGGGTACAGGCTGCTCCGAACCCGTGTATCCGATTCCGCGCTAG
- a CDS encoding acyl-CoA dehydrogenase — protein sequence MDFKTTEASEDLGGLVRTIVDSVVTPERQRELDGLDQRFDKTLWGKLIEADVLSAAAPESVGGGGFGALEQVAILVALGRQLSAVPYLESVVLGAGALARFASEALQQEWAVPAIKGDKVLTVALDGEMGQGPVQAQSSSAGYRLTGSRTQVPYGPVADAFLIPAETDSGLKVFLVAATDPGVTIESLSTTGHGSVAHVELQGTEVDVGRVVGDGDVAAWLTVRAALGRSAFQLGVLERALELTAEYAREREQFDRPIGSFQAVSSRLADGYIDVKALRLTLTQAAWRLSEDLPADVDVSTAAFWAADAGHRVAHTTVHVHGGVGIDIDHPVHRYFLAAKQTEFAVGGATGQLLRIGRELADTPA from the coding sequence ATGGATTTCAAGACAACCGAAGCGTCAGAGGATCTCGGCGGACTGGTCCGCACGATCGTCGACTCCGTCGTGACCCCCGAGCGCCAGCGCGAACTGGACGGCCTCGACCAAAGGTTCGACAAGACGCTGTGGGGGAAGCTGATCGAGGCCGATGTGCTCTCGGCTGCCGCTCCGGAGTCGGTGGGCGGTGGCGGATTCGGGGCGCTCGAGCAGGTGGCGATCCTGGTCGCGCTCGGCAGGCAGTTGTCGGCGGTGCCGTACCTCGAGTCGGTCGTGCTGGGCGCCGGCGCGCTGGCCAGGTTCGCCTCGGAGGCACTGCAGCAGGAGTGGGCGGTGCCCGCGATCAAGGGTGACAAGGTCCTCACCGTCGCGCTCGACGGCGAGATGGGTCAGGGCCCGGTGCAGGCGCAGTCGTCCAGTGCGGGCTACCGGCTCACCGGATCCCGCACCCAGGTCCCCTACGGTCCGGTCGCCGATGCGTTCCTGATCCCGGCCGAAACAGACTCGGGCCTCAAGGTTTTCCTGGTCGCGGCGACCGATCCCGGCGTGACGATCGAGTCGTTGAGCACCACCGGTCACGGCAGCGTCGCCCACGTGGAGCTGCAGGGCACCGAAGTCGACGTCGGCCGGGTCGTCGGCGACGGTGACGTCGCGGCGTGGCTGACCGTGCGGGCCGCGCTGGGCCGCAGCGCCTTTCAGCTCGGAGTGCTCGAACGCGCGCTGGAGCTCACCGCGGAGTACGCCCGCGAACGCGAACAGTTCGACCGGCCGATCGGCAGCTTCCAGGCGGTGTCGTCACGACTGGCTGACGGCTACATCGACGTCAAGGCCCTGCGGTTAACCCTGACCCAGGCCGCATGGCGGCTCTCCGAGGATCTGCCCGCCGACGTCGACGTCAGCACCGCCGCGTTCTGGGCCGCCGACGCCGGCCACCGCGTCGCCCACACCACCGTGCACGTGCACGGCGGAGTCGGGATCGACATCGACCACCCTGTGCACCGATATTTCCTGGCGGCCAAGCAGACCGAGTTCGCGGTGGGCGGCGCGACGGGTCAACTGCTGCGCATCGGTCGGGAGCTGGCCGATACGCCCGCGTGA